Proteins from a genomic interval of Salinarchaeum sp. Harcht-Bsk1:
- a CDS encoding DUF367 family protein, with protein sequence MADSLALHARYEGDDDPKKCTARRLEREGALELHRSDRETPYGIVLNPHSEQALSPADRGLAERLVALDCSWETAEAAQFSIAGEHRALPFLVAANPVNFGKPFQLTTAEALAGGLAILGERQAAEELLEIFSWGEAFIEMNDEPLRRYAACADSSEVVAVQEEYLADPDGEE encoded by the coding sequence GTGGCCGACTCCCTCGCACTGCACGCCCGCTACGAGGGCGACGACGATCCCAAGAAGTGCACTGCGCGCCGACTCGAACGCGAGGGTGCGCTCGAACTGCACCGGAGCGACCGCGAGACGCCGTACGGGATCGTGCTCAATCCCCACTCCGAGCAGGCGCTCTCCCCCGCGGACCGCGGCCTGGCAGAGCGCCTCGTCGCGCTCGACTGCTCCTGGGAGACCGCCGAGGCCGCGCAGTTCTCCATCGCCGGCGAGCACCGCGCGTTGCCGTTTCTGGTGGCAGCCAATCCAGTGAACTTCGGCAAACCGTTCCAGCTCACGACCGCCGAGGCGCTGGCCGGCGGCCTCGCGATCCTAGGCGAGCGTCAGGCTGCGGAGGAGCTGCTGGAGATTTTCTCCTGGGGCGAGGCCTTCATCGAGATGAACGACGAGCCGCTTCGTCGGTACGCGGCCTGTGCAGATTCGAGTGAGGTAGTGGCGGTGCAGGAGGAGTACCTCGCCGATCCGGACGGCGAGGAGTAA
- a CDS encoding 50S ribosomal protein L40e, whose translation MPKFEAAEDRLLNKAICMRCNARNSPDADRCRKCGHGNLRPKARESRSA comes from the coding sequence ATGCCCAAGTTCGAAGCCGCGGAAGATCGCCTGCTCAACAAGGCGATCTGCATGCGATGCAACGCACGAAACTCCCCGGACGCGGACCGCTGCCGGAAGTGCGGCCACGGCAACCTCCGACCGAAGGCCCGCGAGTCCCGCTCGGCCTAA